In Plasmodium yoelii strain 17X genome assembly, chromosome: 6, one DNA window encodes the following:
- a CDS encoding kelch domain-containing protein, putative yields the protein MNIINYLYSKSKNIYNRNINAYNYNNIENENLISHFSDNNNNNYSNNSHSSKSSAHTLVVSDRNFDRHVKKKNEHAEDSQEEYNERNETMASYLNKSGNIRDSKKKKKIINSIRNNSKLYIRNSNINNDKNDKNDKNNNNKILQHNSGIEKMSSNIENSKLCYEFNIYNIGFDKKVYKNRCDGVCVLNDNIYIFDKIKKCIYLYTPYNNVWYIFLDIYEEISIKKNNSDITNMYDMKNINEKQYVLHKYVNNISFLNYTDMVYLNDYLFIISSNSQFMNICKVNINNMNTLFGAIVIASSEKKKSNNSDINSDEKKKKEHIMKFGKNNNDASSRSYNKQCVKNKHGDLLINKTDIEGSYNSELSMYNYDMENCKTGKNCKTGKNCKNCKNCKNYKNGKNCISGISGKNEGMDSGKEKGEGEISDEYIYVSGISKFDEFFDDEKNENSKKQIIKARDYFSLCSVNEKLCSLIYLFGGKGNTIKEKNEYIDIIYNDLYVYDFYMNKWIELHECTSDNVDDKYEINEEYYEHVHVENSNLHDHVNNYENFTNSNEGHKLYDFNVECYESFIPSEKNGGSGENGGDGGRVNKKDKLSVCEKNSNNMNSPTITTIKEYYSTKNLGGNKNEHYIDEQLFSGLEISNNVSKKKKKKNSIEEYNKNNTDQDDNNNDNNKDKDKDKDNLYNLIFDSISILSDGKSNNCLGNSSNVDLGSVGNSNASGEVKNGEVKNGDVKNDQVKVSCISCRKNGKCKYICEIIKKNIKIKKVKWLGRRAGHTCNYYKNNLYIFGGINYYSFNKNKINLNFCNNLFLYNIESNTCFEIIGKGNIPEKRYRHSSIIINDYMFIIGGECKNSTLPKNDLFFYNFENSVWSEIIINSTIGSHALYKSIWLENFGSIYMFGASILRFTKKDFQYTPSYKNNSSKEKILNKKK from the coding sequence atgaatataataaattatttgtataGCAAAAGcaagaatatatataatcgaaatattaatgcatataattataataatattgaaaatgaaaatttgaTTAGCCATTTcagtgataataataataataattatagtaACAATAGTCATTCATCAAAATCATCGGCACACACTTTAGTAGTAAGTGATAGAAATTTTGATAGACatgtcaaaaaaaaaaatgaacatgcAGAAGATAGTCAGGAAGAATATAATGAAAGGAACGAAACAATGGCTAGTTACCTGAACAAGTCAGGAAATATTAGAgattcgaaaaaaaaaaaaaaaataattaatagtATTAGGAATAATAGCAAGCTATATATCCGTAAtagtaatattaataatgacaAGAATGACAAGAATGAcaagaataataataataaaattttacaaCATAATAGTGGAATTGAAAAAATGAGCTCGAATATAGAAAATAGCAAATTATGTTatgaatttaatatatataatataggaTTTGATAAAAAGGTTTATAAAAATCGATGTGATGGTGTTTGTGTgttaaatgataatatatatatttttgataaaataaaaaagtgtatttatttatacacaccatataataatgtctggtacatatttttagatatatatgaagaaatatcaataaaaaaaaataacagtGATATTACAAATATGTAtgatatgaaaaatataaatgaaaaacaatatgtattacataaatatgtaaataatatttcttttttaaattatacaGATATGGTTTATTTaaatgattatttatttattataagtAGCAATTCAcaatttatgaatatatgcAAAGTTAAcattaataatatgaacaCTCTTTTCGGAGCAATAGTTATAGCTAgttctgaaaaaaaaaaatcaaataattcAGATATTAATAGtgatgaaaaaaagaaaaaagaacatattatgaaatttggcaaaaataataatgatgctAGTTCACGATCATATAACAAACAATGTGTAAAAAATAAGCATGGagatttattaattaataaaactGATATAGAGGGAAGCTATAACTCAGAATTAAGCATGTACAACTATGACATGGAAAATTGTAAAACTggtaaaaattgtaaaactggtaaaaattgtaaaaattgtaaaaattgtaaaaattataaaaatggtaaaaattGCATAAGTGGTATAAGTGGTAAAAATGAGGGCATGGATAGCGGCAAAGAAAAGGGAGAAGGCGAAATCTcagatgaatatatatatgtaagtGGGATATCTAAATTTGATGAATTTTttgatgatgaaaaaaatgaaaattcaaaaaaacaaataataaaagcaCGAGACTATTTTTCACTTTGTAGTgttaatgaaaaattatgttcattaatttatttatttggtgGTAAAGGAAATacaattaaagaaaaaaatgaatatattgatattatatataatgatttatatgtatatgatttttatatgaacaaATGGATAGAATTGCACGAATGTACAAGTGACAATGTGGAtgataaatatgaaataaacgAAGAATATTATGAACATGTTCATGTGGAAAATAGCAATTTACATGACCATGTTAATAATTACGAAAACTTTACTAATTCAAATGAAGGGCATAAATTATACGATTTTAATGTAGAGTGTTACGAATCATTTATACCTAGCGAAAAAAATGGTGGAAGTGGTGAAAATGGTGGAGATGGTGGGCGTGTGAATAAAAAAGACAAACTTAGTGTGTgcgaaaaaaatagtaataatatgaacTCGCCAACTATTACAACTATAAAAGAATATTACTCTACTAAAAATTTGGggggaaataaaaatgaacattaCATCGATGAACAGCTATTTAGTGGACTAGAAATAAGCAATAatgtttcaaaaaaaaaaaaaaaaaaaaattcaattgaagagtataataaaaataacactGATcaagatgataataataatgataataataaagataaagATAAAGATAAAGACAATTTGTATAATCTCATTTTTGATTCGATAAGTATACTAAGTGATGGAAAAAGTAATAATTGTTTAGGAAACAGTAGCAATGTAGATCTTGGCTCCGTTGGCAATTCAAACGCAAGTGGCGAGGTGAAAAATGGCGAAGTAAAGAATGGCGATGTGAAGAACGACCAAGTGAAAGTGAGCTGTATTAGTTGCAggaaaaatggaaaatgcaaatatatatgtgaaattataaaaaagaatataaaaataaaaaaggtgAAATGGCTAGGTAGAAGAGCAGGTCATACatgtaattattataaaaataatttatatatatttggaggaataaattattatagttttaataaaaataaaataaatttaaatttttgtaataacttatttttatataatattgaatCAAATACATGTTTTGAAATTATTGGTAAAGGAAATATACCAGAAAAAAGATATCGACATAGTAGTATTATCATAAATGATTATATGTTCATAATAGGAGGTGAATGTAAAAATTCAACACTACCAAAAAacgatttatttttttataattttgaaaattcaGTGTGGTctgaaattattattaattctacAATCGGATCACATGCATTATATAAATCTATATGGTTAGAAAATTTTGGTTCTATTTATATGTTTGGTGCATCTATTTTAAGATTCACAAAAAAGGATTTTCAATATACaccttcatataaaaataatagtagcaaagaaaaaattctgaacaaaaaaaaatga